A portion of the Streptomyces sp. NBC_00376 genome contains these proteins:
- a CDS encoding transposase yields the protein MLSRTVLAHQVFTGVSRGHLASLVEELAGPWQAVVEGRRHEARGGARKREAGAGARHRLVFVDRLVATLIHLRHDLPHAALGLLFGVDRSTITRAIGEIRGLLAERGCAVPDRPGLRLRTLADVFAYAQAEGIELRLDATEVQVRRPPAGRGGRRAFVSGKKKQNTMKATVVADHQGRTLWTDALRPGRMHDATAARNEDIGTCFRHFPDVEVLLDDGCLGLRRDHPGQAVTPPRKGNKISPPEVLEARLRARHRHSSKRITVEHALADHKRWKQLVRWTHRRETPPVTYRAVAGLVSDRNTTG from the coding sequence ATGCTCAGTCGGACGGTTCTCGCGCATCAGGTGTTCACAGGGGTCTCCCGGGGGCATCTCGCCTCCCTGGTTGAGGAGTTGGCGGGACCGTGGCAGGCCGTGGTCGAGGGGCGTCGTCACGAAGCTCGCGGCGGGGCCAGGAAGCGCGAGGCAGGAGCCGGTGCCCGGCATCGGCTGGTGTTCGTCGACCGGCTCGTGGCCACGCTGATTCACCTGCGGCACGATTTGCCGCATGCGGCGTTGGGGCTGTTGTTCGGCGTTGACCGCTCCACCATCACCCGTGCGATCGGCGAGATACGAGGGCTGCTGGCCGAGCGGGGATGCGCGGTCCCGGACCGGCCCGGCCTGCGGCTGCGGACTCTGGCGGATGTGTTCGCATACGCCCAGGCCGAGGGCATCGAGCTGCGGTTGGACGCCACCGAGGTCCAGGTCCGCCGGCCCCCGGCCGGCCGCGGCGGGCGCCGTGCGTTCGTCTCGGGCAAGAAGAAACAGAACACGATGAAGGCCACCGTCGTCGCCGACCATCAGGGCCGCACGCTCTGGACCGATGCCCTGCGGCCAGGGCGGATGCACGACGCGACCGCCGCACGCAACGAAGACATCGGTACCTGTTTCCGGCACTTTCCCGACGTGGAGGTCCTCCTGGACGACGGCTGCCTCGGGCTCCGCCGCGATCACCCCGGCCAGGCGGTGACCCCACCCAGGAAGGGAAACAAGATCAGCCCGCCCGAGGTCCTCGAAGCCCGCCTACGAGCCCGACACCGGCACTCCTCGAAGCGCATTACCGTCGAACACGCCCTCGCCGATCACAAACGCTGGAAGCAACTGGTCCGCTGGACCCACCGCCGGGAGACCCCGCCCGTCACCTACCGGGCCGTCGCTGGCCTCGTCTCCGACCGCAACACCACCGGCTGA
- a CDS encoding GrpB family protein has product MTRLIVVSGYDPQWPERFEDLRQRLAPHVADLAVSIEHVGSTAVPGCAAKPIIDLEIVVAEEVVMPELIYRLVGQGYRHEGNLGIRGREAFQAPSAASKHHLYGVVAGSKPHLDHVLLRDYLRQRPDEVQRYSALKMALAQRLPADSEGRLAYSAAKSAVVEELVAKGYAARAASGS; this is encoded by the coding sequence ATGACTCGCCTGATCGTGGTTAGTGGCTACGACCCCCAATGGCCCGAGCGGTTCGAGGATCTGCGGCAGCGGCTGGCACCTCATGTCGCGGATCTGGCTGTGTCCATCGAGCATGTCGGCAGTACGGCCGTGCCCGGGTGCGCCGCCAAACCGATCATCGACCTCGAAATCGTGGTGGCCGAGGAGGTTGTCATGCCCGAGTTGATTTACCGGCTCGTCGGGCAGGGCTACCGACACGAAGGCAATCTAGGGATTCGGGGGCGTGAGGCATTCCAAGCCCCTTCTGCGGCTTCCAAACATCATTTGTACGGCGTGGTCGCAGGCTCAAAACCGCACCTTGATCACGTCCTACTCCGTGACTACCTGCGTCAGCGGCCCGATGAAGTACAGCGCTACAGTGCGTTGAAGATGGCACTGGCGCAGCGGTTGCCTGCCGACAGCGAGGGCAGGCTGGCCTACTCGGCGGCGAAGAGCGCTGTGGTGGAGGAACTGGTCGCGAAGGGCTACGCCGCTCGGGCCGCCAGCGGATCGTGA
- a CDS encoding COG1470 family protein codes for MYAGRAGIHKGRFVYPPEGRGNELTDWIFLEPAQLELRPNSKARVRATIRVPRRASEGERYSVIWVQHRSAPGRHANIAMVQRAGIRVYLDIGPGGELPSDFRITSLVPARDRSGLPQLRARVRNTGARAVDITGKLMLKNGPDGLAAGPFTSNQGPTLAPGDSGQITFTLGTSVPQGPWAAEVTLRSGLLEHTATGRASFPDAGEGRPVQAVIASVGSNRWLWAAGAATLVALGPLTLAVRKRRQNTTS; via the coding sequence ATGTACGCGGGAAGGGCAGGTATCCACAAAGGCCGGTTCGTCTACCCGCCTGAGGGCAGGGGCAACGAACTCACCGACTGGATCTTCCTGGAACCGGCCCAACTCGAACTGCGCCCGAACTCCAAAGCTCGGGTCCGGGCCACTATCCGGGTTCCGCGCAGGGCTTCGGAGGGCGAGCGCTACAGCGTGATCTGGGTCCAGCATCGCTCGGCCCCCGGACGGCATGCCAACATCGCGATGGTGCAGCGCGCCGGTATCCGCGTCTACCTGGACATCGGCCCCGGCGGTGAACTGCCCTCCGACTTCCGCATCACCAGCCTCGTCCCTGCACGCGACCGTAGCGGCCTGCCCCAACTGCGCGCCCGGGTACGCAATACCGGGGCGCGGGCTGTGGACATCACCGGCAAGCTGATGCTGAAGAACGGCCCGGACGGCCTGGCGGCCGGCCCCTTCACCAGCAACCAAGGCCCCACGCTCGCCCCCGGCGACAGCGGACAGATCACCTTCACCCTCGGCACCAGCGTCCCCCAAGGACCGTGGGCGGCGGAGGTCACCCTGCGCAGCGGACTCCTCGAGCACACCGCGACCGGGCGCGCCTCGTTCCCCGATGCCGGAGAAGGGCGGCCGGTGCAGGCCGTGATCGCCTCCGTCGGCTCCAACCGCTGGCTCTGGGCGGCGGGCGCCGCAACCCTGGTCGCCCTTGGCCCGCTCACGCTGGCCGTGCGCAAACGCCGCCAGAACACCACCTCCTGA
- a CDS encoding helix-turn-helix transcriptional regulator, translated as MIANRTLELLSLLQAQKEWTGDGLAERLGVSPRTVRRDISRLRELGYPVTATKGPSGYYRLSRGARLPPLTVDDEQAIAIALSLQTAPASVAGMGDATKRALNSIRELLPPHLARHLAAFSVEQIENAWELAPPQVDPALVAQLSAAAQQRELVRFSYRSIDLDAVENSEVLAEPHRLVVWSGRWYMVAYDQHRNSWHAYRLDRIGNLVPTAWRFGWRDAPEADITRFVQSQPDRGDTPDTWPCWGTVLMECPATLVAKWAPGAASFEAVDERITRIRMGAWSWSGLIGFLVTFNCRFTVEGPPELAQAAREVMGRLDVEIPRTGRRARPSAGQPSDE; from the coding sequence GTGATCGCCAACCGAACGCTGGAGCTCCTCAGCCTGCTTCAGGCCCAGAAGGAGTGGACCGGCGACGGGCTGGCCGAGCGGCTGGGCGTGTCCCCGCGAACCGTCCGGCGAGATATCAGCCGGCTCCGCGAGCTGGGGTACCCCGTCACGGCGACCAAGGGCCCCTCCGGCTACTACCGGTTGTCGCGCGGCGCGCGTCTCCCTCCGCTGACAGTCGACGACGAGCAGGCCATTGCCATCGCGCTGTCCCTCCAGACGGCGCCGGCCTCCGTGGCCGGTATGGGGGACGCCACGAAGCGTGCGCTGAACTCAATCAGGGAGCTCCTGCCGCCCCACCTGGCCCGCCACCTCGCGGCCTTCTCCGTCGAACAGATCGAGAACGCCTGGGAACTTGCTCCACCCCAGGTCGATCCCGCACTGGTGGCGCAACTGAGCGCCGCAGCCCAACAACGTGAGCTGGTGAGGTTCTCCTACCGGTCCATCGATCTCGACGCGGTGGAGAACAGCGAGGTCCTGGCCGAACCCCACCGGCTCGTCGTCTGGTCCGGACGCTGGTACATGGTCGCCTACGACCAGCACAGGAACTCCTGGCACGCCTACCGGCTCGACCGCATCGGGAACCTGGTCCCCACCGCCTGGCGCTTCGGCTGGCGGGACGCTCCCGAGGCGGACATCACCCGCTTCGTGCAGAGCCAGCCCGATCGCGGTGACACACCGGACACCTGGCCCTGCTGGGGCACCGTCCTGATGGAGTGCCCCGCGACGCTGGTGGCGAAATGGGCTCCGGGCGCGGCAAGTTTCGAAGCGGTCGACGAGCGGATCACCCGGATCCGGATGGGCGCCTGGTCGTGGTCGGGGCTCATCGGCTTCCTGGTCACCTTCAACTGCCGGTTCACCGTCGAGGGCCCGCCCGAACTCGCGCAAGCGGCCCGGGAAGTGATGGGCCGCCTTGACGTGGAGATTCCCCGTACTGGCAGGCGCGCGAGGCCGTCGGCCGGACAGCCCTCGGACGAGTAG
- a CDS encoding MFS transporter — protein MSENPTRPSPADRVAWLGLVAISLGVSLVVVDFTIVNVVMPPIIDDLKISAFGAQWIQESYAIILAALLLLMGRFSDLVGARRLFLIGTVIFGLASVAAALSPNGEFLITSRFVQGVGGATVMPTSLALLNMTFRGPDRSKAFAVWGSTIGAAAAVGPLLGGWLAEYSWRWAFGINIFAVLLILVGSMKFLQKSPRQPGRIDAVGGVLSVLGLGLLAFGLIEGRNYGWWGARKSLGPFGDGVELSVVPVALAISVVSLVLFLCLQVRLTRKNGTAPLMDTSLFGIKSFSTGNIATLIIALAEFGILAVLPLWLQYTLGCSAVQTGLMVFVVAIGSFSASGASFGMAEKAGPIGLVRIGLVLEAIGLLMFGLLASSDSPWWVIGIALFLYGTGVGFATAQVTNVVLADVPPQQAGQGSGIQSAARQLGSALGIAVLTSTFFTALASDLSDRLAQQGTPGADQLASAVSDSAGAMISGLSQNPETESAAAAARDAMSHAIQINGYTCAALLAFGMLATFLIPRRKPDAQQWGEAHAPGGAPDTGVNAEQTSQRSERSWCSRLPQ, from the coding sequence GTGTCTGAAAATCCAACTCGGCCCTCACCGGCCGACCGGGTCGCCTGGCTGGGTCTGGTCGCCATTTCCCTCGGTGTCTCGCTGGTGGTCGTGGACTTCACCATAGTCAACGTGGTGATGCCGCCGATCATCGACGATCTCAAGATCTCGGCTTTCGGCGCCCAGTGGATCCAGGAGTCCTACGCCATCATTCTGGCCGCTCTGCTGCTGCTGATGGGCCGCTTCTCGGACCTCGTGGGAGCCCGCCGCCTTTTCCTCATCGGGACCGTGATCTTCGGGCTGGCGAGCGTCGCTGCGGCGCTGTCGCCCAACGGGGAGTTCCTGATCACCAGCCGGTTCGTGCAGGGCGTCGGTGGCGCGACCGTCATGCCGACATCGCTGGCACTGCTCAACATGACCTTCCGGGGTCCGGACCGCAGCAAGGCCTTCGCTGTCTGGGGATCCACGATCGGTGCGGCCGCCGCGGTCGGACCGTTGCTGGGCGGCTGGCTCGCCGAATACTCCTGGCGGTGGGCCTTCGGCATCAACATCTTTGCCGTGCTGCTGATCCTCGTGGGCAGCATGAAGTTCCTGCAGAAGTCCCCCCGGCAACCGGGCAGGATCGACGCCGTCGGCGGGGTGCTGTCGGTGCTGGGCCTCGGACTTCTCGCATTCGGGCTGATCGAGGGACGTAACTACGGGTGGTGGGGCGCGCGGAAGAGCCTCGGTCCCTTCGGGGACGGGGTGGAGCTGTCGGTCGTCCCGGTCGCTCTGGCCATCTCAGTGGTGTCCCTCGTGCTCTTCCTGTGCCTGCAGGTTCGGCTGACCCGGAAGAACGGCACCGCGCCGCTGATGGACACCTCGCTGTTCGGCATCAAGTCCTTCAGTACGGGCAACATCGCGACGCTGATCATCGCGCTGGCCGAGTTCGGCATCCTCGCTGTCCTGCCCCTCTGGCTTCAGTACACCCTGGGGTGTTCCGCGGTGCAGACCGGGCTGATGGTCTTCGTCGTCGCGATCGGCAGTTTCTCCGCGAGCGGTGCGAGCTTCGGCATGGCCGAGAAGGCCGGCCCTATTGGCCTGGTCCGTATCGGCCTGGTTCTCGAGGCCATCGGACTGCTGATGTTCGGCCTGCTGGCCAGCAGCGACTCCCCGTGGTGGGTCATCGGAATCGCCCTGTTCCTGTACGGGACGGGCGTCGGTTTCGCCACCGCGCAGGTCACCAATGTGGTCCTGGCGGACGTGCCGCCACAACAGGCCGGCCAGGGATCCGGAATCCAGAGCGCCGCGCGCCAGCTCGGCTCCGCGCTCGGCATCGCGGTTCTGACGTCGACATTCTTCACGGCGCTGGCCTCCGACCTGTCCGATAGGCTCGCCCAGCAGGGGACACCCGGAGCGGACCAGCTGGCTTCGGCGGTCTCCGACAGCGCGGGCGCCATGATCTCCGGGCTGAGTCAGAACCCGGAGACGGAATCGGCCGCCGCGGCGGCCCGTGACGCAATGTCCCACGCGATCCAGATCAACGGCTACACCTGCGCCGCGCTGCTGGCGTTCGGAATGCTGGCGACCTTCCTCATCCCCCGGCGCAAGCCGGATGCCCAGCAGTGGGGAGAGGCGCACGCTCCCGGCGGGGCGCCGGATACCGGCGTCAACGCCGAGCAGACCTCTCAGCGGTCTGAGCGGTCGTGGTGCTCCAGGCTGCCCCAGTAG
- a CDS encoding ArsR/SmtB family transcription factor — protein MLRFEVTVEDLLRSRFALSPAMELCTLLRSLAGQDRPLPRARATRLLPAFERLRRETELNAALALHTPRSGADFIAPPPRGLNQTWAEDLSTIRATPLETARHEFATTATGPSARDPRVRAVLDSTDAVPRIAEAMDQAWHELLAADWPQLRAICERDVVHRVGVIGEHGWARTIESLHPGITWRDGGIELGFFPRGGTVRLAGDGLLLIPSVFVGPSVAAHLEDPWPRTLIYPARGSAALWGEQETVPQPDTLAALVGRARVRLLVALDAPASTSHLARSLAMAPGAVGDHLAILRDAGLLVRARSGRSVLYRRTPLGEALIGGSG, from the coding sequence GTGCTCCGCTTCGAAGTCACCGTCGAAGACCTGCTGCGCAGCCGCTTCGCACTGTCACCCGCGATGGAACTCTGCACACTGCTACGCTCACTCGCCGGCCAAGACCGGCCGCTGCCGCGAGCCAGGGCCACCCGACTCCTGCCGGCCTTTGAACGGCTTCGCCGCGAGACCGAACTGAACGCCGCCCTCGCGCTGCACACCCCGCGATCCGGTGCGGACTTCATCGCCCCGCCCCCACGGGGCCTCAACCAGACCTGGGCAGAGGACCTGTCCACGATCCGGGCCACACCACTGGAAACGGCCCGCCACGAATTCGCCACCACCGCGACCGGACCGTCCGCCCGTGATCCCCGCGTACGCGCAGTGCTGGACTCGACGGACGCCGTCCCCCGGATCGCCGAGGCGATGGACCAGGCCTGGCACGAGCTGCTAGCCGCGGACTGGCCACAACTGCGCGCTATCTGTGAACGCGATGTCGTGCACCGGGTGGGTGTGATCGGTGAACACGGCTGGGCCAGGACCATCGAAAGCCTGCACCCGGGCATCACCTGGCGCGACGGCGGTATCGAGCTCGGTTTCTTCCCCCGAGGCGGAACAGTCCGCCTCGCCGGGGACGGGCTACTGCTGATCCCTTCGGTCTTCGTCGGGCCCTCTGTCGCTGCCCACCTGGAAGACCCCTGGCCCAGGACCTTGATCTATCCTGCCCGCGGCAGCGCCGCCCTGTGGGGCGAACAGGAGACCGTCCCCCAACCGGACACGCTGGCCGCTCTGGTCGGCAGGGCCCGAGTCCGGCTGCTGGTGGCGCTGGATGCCCCGGCCAGCACCAGCCACCTCGCCCGAAGCCTCGCCATGGCACCCGGCGCGGTGGGAGACCACCTCGCCATCCTGCGAGACGCGGGGCTGCTCGTCCGCGCCCGGTCCGGACGGTCGGTGCTCTACCGGCGCACCCCGCTCGGCGAGGCACTGATCGGCGGTTCGGGCTGA
- a CDS encoding sensor histidine kinase, producing the protein MVSRFDGHGPEVHLRLPTDPTPWPPEVATTVHRIVQESLTNIARHAAHAGSATVDVTHGPDGVTVTVTDDAPPGRTRPRRHGGFGLIGMRERVEALGGQLSAGPGRDTGWSVRATLPAPGKETR; encoded by the coding sequence ATGGTCAGCCGGTTCGACGGGCACGGACCCGAGGTGCACCTACGACTGCCCACGGACCCCACGCCCTGGCCGCCGGAAGTGGCAACCACCGTCCACCGGATCGTCCAGGAGTCCCTCACCAACATCGCCCGCCACGCCGCGCATGCCGGCTCCGCCACCGTCGACGTCACCCACGGCCCGGACGGCGTCACCGTCACGGTCACCGACGACGCCCCGCCCGGCCGCACCCGGCCCAGGCGCCACGGCGGCTTCGGCCTCATAGGCATGCGCGAACGCGTAGAGGCACTCGGTGGCCAACTGAGCGCCGGCCCCGGCCGGGACACCGGCTGGTCGGTCCGCGCCACCCTGCCTGCCCCCGGCAAGGAGACCCGTTGA
- a CDS encoding carboxymuconolactone decarboxylase family protein — MDARLNYFGSALGAKLMKHINSANKVVVDSTLPHATQELVKIRASQINGCGFCTDMHTKDATHAGETAQRLNLVAAWREATVFTDAERAALELTEQGSRIADAAGGVTDEAWANAAKHFDEDQLAALVGLISVINAYNRINVIIQQPAGNYRPGQFG, encoded by the coding sequence ATGGATGCGCGTCTCAACTATTTCGGCAGTGCCCTTGGGGCCAAGCTCATGAAGCACATCAATTCGGCCAACAAGGTGGTCGTCGACTCGACACTGCCGCACGCGACACAGGAACTGGTGAAGATCCGCGCAAGCCAGATCAACGGCTGCGGCTTCTGCACCGACATGCACACCAAGGACGCCACCCACGCGGGCGAGACCGCTCAGCGCCTCAACCTGGTGGCGGCCTGGCGGGAGGCCACGGTCTTCACCGACGCCGAACGTGCCGCACTGGAACTGACGGAACAGGGCAGCCGGATCGCCGACGCAGCCGGCGGGGTCACCGACGAAGCCTGGGCGAACGCCGCCAAGCACTTCGACGAAGACCAACTGGCCGCGTTGGTCGGCCTCATCTCTGTCATCAACGCCTACAACCGCATCAACGTCATCATCCAGCAGCCCGCCGGGAACTACCGGCCCGGCCAGTTCGGCTGA
- a CDS encoding alpha/beta fold hydrolase, which yields MSSVTTKDGTSIFYKDWGSGQPVVFSHGWPLNGDAWDPQAKLVADNGFRAVVHDRRGHGRSSQTWNGNDLDTYADDLAEVIEKLDLRDIVLVGHSTGGGEVTRYIGKYGTGRVAKAVLLGAIPPLMLKTDANPEGLPLEVFDEIRQGVATDRSQFYEELSVPFYGANRPGSQVSQGTRDAFWLWSMQVGIKGAYDCVKAFSETDLTEDLKRFDIPTWIVHGSDDQIVPIVAAGEKSSKIVKGAKFTVYEGAPHGLSMVAPFKDTFDADLLAFLRS from the coding sequence ATGTCTTCCGTGACAACAAAGGACGGCACTTCGATCTTCTACAAGGATTGGGGCAGCGGCCAGCCGGTCGTGTTCAGCCACGGCTGGCCGTTGAACGGCGACGCATGGGATCCGCAGGCCAAGCTGGTGGCCGACAACGGCTTCCGGGCCGTCGTGCACGACCGGCGCGGGCACGGGCGCTCTTCACAGACGTGGAACGGCAACGACCTCGACACCTACGCAGACGACCTGGCCGAAGTGATCGAGAAGCTCGACCTGCGCGATATCGTCCTCGTCGGTCACTCCACCGGCGGTGGCGAGGTGACCCGCTACATCGGCAAGTACGGCACCGGCCGGGTTGCCAAGGCTGTCCTGCTCGGCGCGATCCCTCCGCTGATGCTGAAGACCGACGCCAATCCCGAGGGCCTGCCCCTCGAGGTGTTCGACGAGATCCGCCAAGGCGTCGCCACCGACCGCTCGCAGTTCTACGAAGAACTCAGCGTGCCCTTCTACGGCGCCAACCGACCTGGTTCCCAGGTGTCGCAGGGCACCCGCGACGCGTTCTGGCTCTGGTCGATGCAGGTAGGCATCAAGGGTGCCTACGACTGCGTCAAAGCGTTCTCCGAGACCGACCTGACGGAGGATCTGAAGCGTTTCGACATTCCGACCTGGATCGTGCACGGCAGCGATGACCAGATCGTTCCGATCGTGGCCGCCGGTGAGAAGTCGTCGAAGATCGTCAAAGGCGCGAAGTTCACGGTGTACGAAGGGGCCCCGCACGGACTGTCGATGGTAGCCCCCTTCAAGGACACGTTCGACGCCGACCTGCTGGCCTTCCTTCGCAGTTGA
- a CDS encoding 2Fe-2S iron-sulfur cluster-binding protein, with product MSDSDPGTAGRSQGEMAQLSAIELNVNDQVQRLEVDPRTSLLDALREHLRLSGTKKGCDHGQCGACTVLINGRRVNSCLTLAVMHEDDEIVTIEGLGDPDDLHPMQRAFVERDGFQCGYCTPGQICSAVGMLAEVEAGWPSHATADVTSPRIALTDEEIRERMSGNICRCAAYPNIVAAIRGIAVGGPE from the coding sequence ATGAGTGATTCGGATCCGGGCACCGCGGGGCGGAGCCAGGGCGAGATGGCCCAACTCTCGGCGATCGAGTTGAACGTCAATGATCAAGTACAACGGCTTGAGGTGGATCCACGGACCTCGCTGCTCGACGCACTGCGCGAACACCTGCGTCTGAGCGGGACCAAGAAAGGGTGTGATCACGGCCAGTGCGGCGCCTGCACCGTGCTGATCAACGGCCGACGCGTCAACTCTTGTTTGACGCTCGCCGTGATGCATGAGGACGACGAGATCGTGACGATCGAAGGCCTGGGCGATCCCGATGATCTGCACCCCATGCAACGTGCCTTCGTCGAGCGTGACGGCTTCCAATGCGGCTACTGCACTCCCGGCCAGATCTGTTCGGCTGTCGGCATGCTCGCCGAGGTGGAGGCAGGCTGGCCCAGCCACGCCACCGCCGACGTGACCTCGCCGCGGATCGCGTTGACCGATGAGGAGATCCGCGAGCGGATGAGCGGCAACATCTGTCGGTGCGCCGCCTATCCGAACATCGTCGCGGCCATCCGCGGCATCGCGGTGGGAGGCCCGGAATGA
- a CDS encoding FAD binding domain-containing protein: MRSFTYERPTDVQAAVVAVSRTGAKFISGGTNLLDLMKLDIERPSHLVDISRLPLREIEELPDGGLRIGAQAANSDVAADARVRTRYPVLSEALVAGASGQLRNKASTGGNLLQRTRCPYFYDKAAGCNKRDPGSGCSAIGGFNRIHAVLGVSDSCIATHPSDMAVAMTVLEAEIELLDADGSVRRVAIADFYRLPGDTPHIETVLRPREMITSVLLPPPPSGRQTYRKVRDRASYEFALVSVAAVVSTDQGAISEARVAFGGVAHKPWRSIEAEAALTGRPAAMVTYRAAAEAAMRDATGQGHNDFKIELAKRTLCRTLAQAAQAS, from the coding sequence ATGAGATCCTTCACGTACGAGCGACCGACCGACGTACAGGCCGCCGTCGTTGCGGTGTCCAGAACCGGCGCGAAGTTCATCAGCGGCGGCACCAACCTGCTCGACCTGATGAAACTCGACATCGAGAGGCCCAGCCATCTGGTCGACATCAGCCGGCTTCCGTTGCGGGAGATCGAGGAGCTCCCGGACGGCGGACTGCGTATCGGGGCCCAGGCGGCGAATTCCGATGTGGCCGCCGATGCCCGAGTGCGTACCCGCTACCCGGTGCTGTCGGAGGCACTGGTGGCCGGAGCCTCGGGCCAACTGCGCAACAAGGCGTCCACCGGGGGAAATCTGTTGCAGCGCACTCGCTGCCCCTACTTCTACGACAAAGCTGCGGGCTGCAACAAACGGGATCCCGGTTCCGGATGCTCGGCGATCGGCGGGTTCAACAGGATTCACGCCGTCCTCGGCGTCAGCGACTCCTGCATCGCCACCCACCCCTCGGACATGGCCGTCGCGATGACCGTGCTGGAGGCGGAGATCGAGCTGCTCGACGCCGACGGGTCGGTACGCCGCGTCGCCATCGCAGACTTCTACCGGCTGCCGGGCGATACGCCGCACATCGAGACCGTGCTGCGTCCTCGCGAGATGATCACGAGCGTGCTCCTTCCCCCGCCCCCGTCGGGTCGGCAGACCTACCGCAAGGTGCGAGACCGGGCATCGTACGAGTTCGCGCTGGTCTCCGTGGCGGCTGTCGTCTCGACCGATCAGGGAGCGATCAGTGAGGCACGGGTGGCTTTCGGCGGTGTGGCGCACAAGCCCTGGCGGTCCATCGAGGCGGAGGCCGCGTTGACCGGCCGTCCCGCCGCGATGGTCACCTATCGCGCCGCCGCCGAGGCAGCGATGCGCGACGCCACGGGGCAGGGGCACAACGACTTCAAGATCGAGCTGGCCAAACGCACGCTGTGCCGCACGCTGGCGCAAGCGGCTCAGGCAAGCTGA